The following proteins are encoded in a genomic region of Musa acuminata AAA Group cultivar baxijiao chromosome BXJ2-11, Cavendish_Baxijiao_AAA, whole genome shotgun sequence:
- the LOC135626189 gene encoding ribosomal RNA-processing protein 8-like isoform X1: MTDGGKPDNPSRKRRRKRHKPQSRSESANSPPPQLPLPHPKRRKIEGPSTSKNQLGFLQKMRMRLSGGHFRMLNEKLYTCSGSEAFNLFKNEPELFDVVFFFCSIGYQEQMVHWPEQPVNAIAKWLRNQSSLKVADFGCGNATLAKSVKNKVFSIDLVSNDPSVIACDMAHTPLDSSSVDVAVFCLSLMGTNYSNYLQEAKRVLKPSGWLLIAEVRSRFDPNTGGADPEKFFEAVSQLGFSLVSKDFSNKMFVLLYFKKAKKDSQVESIKWPELKPCIYKRR, from the exons ATGACGGATGGTGGGAAACCCGACAATCCATCCCGGAAGCGGAGGAGGAAGAGACACAAGCCACAAAGCCGCTCGGAATCCGCTAACTCACCGCCTCCGCAGCTCCCGCTGCCACATCCGAAGCGGAGAAAGATCGAGGGTCCCTCCACCTCCAAGAACCAGCTCGGCTTCCTGCAGAAG ATGCGAATGAGGTTATCTGGAGGCCATTTCAGAATGCTAAATGAGAAATTATACACTTGCAG TGGTAGTGAGGCCTTCAATTTGTTTAAGAATGAACCAGAGCTATTTGATgtggtattttttttttgttccatcG GATACCAAGAGCAAATGGTGCATTGGCCAGAGCAGCCAGTCAATGCAATTGCTAAATGGCTAAGGAATCAGAGTTCATTAAAAGTTGCTGATTTTGGTTGTG GGAATGCAACACTCGCGAAAAGTGTGAAGAATAAAGTCTTCTCCATTGACCTTGTTTCCAATGACCCATCAGTAATTGCTTGTGACATGGCTCAT ACACCATTGGACTCATCCTCTGTAGATGTTGCGGTTTTCTGTTTGTCATTGATGGGAACCAACTATTCAAACTATTTGCAGGAAGCTAAAAGAGTTTTGAAACCCAG CGGTTGGCTTTTGATAGCTGAAGTGCGAAGCAGGTTTGATCCCAACACTGGAGGAGCTGATCCAGAGAAGTTTTTTGAAGCTGTCAGCCAGCTTGGGTTTTCTTTAGTTTCAAAG GATTTTTCTAACAAGATGTTTGTACTGCTCTACTTCAAGAAAGCA AAAAAAGATTCCCAAGTCGAGAGCATCAAATGGCCAGAGTTGAAACCTTGCATATATAAAAGGCGATGA
- the LOC135626189 gene encoding ribosomal RNA-processing protein 8-like isoform X2, with the protein MTDGGKPDNPSRKRRRKRHKPQSRSESANSPPPQLPLPHPKRRKIEGPSTSKNQLGFLQKMRMRLSGGHFRMLNEKLYTCSGSEAFNLFKNEPELFDVYHAGYQEQMVHWPEQPVNAIAKWLRNQSSLKVADFGCGNATLAKSVKNKVFSIDLVSNDPSVIACDMAHTPLDSSSVDVAVFCLSLMGTNYSNYLQEAKRVLKPSGWLLIAEVRSRFDPNTGGADPEKFFEAVSQLGFSLVSKDFSNKMFVLLYFKKAKKDSQVESIKWPELKPCIYKRR; encoded by the exons ATGACGGATGGTGGGAAACCCGACAATCCATCCCGGAAGCGGAGGAGGAAGAGACACAAGCCACAAAGCCGCTCGGAATCCGCTAACTCACCGCCTCCGCAGCTCCCGCTGCCACATCCGAAGCGGAGAAAGATCGAGGGTCCCTCCACCTCCAAGAACCAGCTCGGCTTCCTGCAGAAG ATGCGAATGAGGTTATCTGGAGGCCATTTCAGAATGCTAAATGAGAAATTATACACTTGCAG TGGTAGTGAGGCCTTCAATTTGTTTAAGAATGAACCAGAGCTATTTGATgtg TATCATGCAGGATACCAAGAGCAAATGGTGCATTGGCCAGAGCAGCCAGTCAATGCAATTGCTAAATGGCTAAGGAATCAGAGTTCATTAAAAGTTGCTGATTTTGGTTGTG GGAATGCAACACTCGCGAAAAGTGTGAAGAATAAAGTCTTCTCCATTGACCTTGTTTCCAATGACCCATCAGTAATTGCTTGTGACATGGCTCAT ACACCATTGGACTCATCCTCTGTAGATGTTGCGGTTTTCTGTTTGTCATTGATGGGAACCAACTATTCAAACTATTTGCAGGAAGCTAAAAGAGTTTTGAAACCCAG CGGTTGGCTTTTGATAGCTGAAGTGCGAAGCAGGTTTGATCCCAACACTGGAGGAGCTGATCCAGAGAAGTTTTTTGAAGCTGTCAGCCAGCTTGGGTTTTCTTTAGTTTCAAAG GATTTTTCTAACAAGATGTTTGTACTGCTCTACTTCAAGAAAGCA AAAAAAGATTCCCAAGTCGAGAGCATCAAATGGCCAGAGTTGAAACCTTGCATATATAAAAGGCGATGA
- the LOC135626189 gene encoding ribosomal RNA-processing protein 8-like isoform X3 codes for MTDGGKPDNPSRKRRRKRHKPQSRSESANSPPPQLPLPHPKRRKIEGPSTSKNQLGFLQKYHAGYQEQMVHWPEQPVNAIAKWLRNQSSLKVADFGCGNATLAKSVKNKVFSIDLVSNDPSVIACDMAHTPLDSSSVDVAVFCLSLMGTNYSNYLQEAKRVLKPSGWLLIAEVRSRFDPNTGGADPEKFFEAVSQLGFSLVSKDFSNKMFVLLYFKKAKKDSQVESIKWPELKPCIYKRR; via the exons ATGACGGATGGTGGGAAACCCGACAATCCATCCCGGAAGCGGAGGAGGAAGAGACACAAGCCACAAAGCCGCTCGGAATCCGCTAACTCACCGCCTCCGCAGCTCCCGCTGCCACATCCGAAGCGGAGAAAGATCGAGGGTCCCTCCACCTCCAAGAACCAGCTCGGCTTCCTGCAGAAG TATCATGCAGGATACCAAGAGCAAATGGTGCATTGGCCAGAGCAGCCAGTCAATGCAATTGCTAAATGGCTAAGGAATCAGAGTTCATTAAAAGTTGCTGATTTTGGTTGTG GGAATGCAACACTCGCGAAAAGTGTGAAGAATAAAGTCTTCTCCATTGACCTTGTTTCCAATGACCCATCAGTAATTGCTTGTGACATGGCTCAT ACACCATTGGACTCATCCTCTGTAGATGTTGCGGTTTTCTGTTTGTCATTGATGGGAACCAACTATTCAAACTATTTGCAGGAAGCTAAAAGAGTTTTGAAACCCAG CGGTTGGCTTTTGATAGCTGAAGTGCGAAGCAGGTTTGATCCCAACACTGGAGGAGCTGATCCAGAGAAGTTTTTTGAAGCTGTCAGCCAGCTTGGGTTTTCTTTAGTTTCAAAG GATTTTTCTAACAAGATGTTTGTACTGCTCTACTTCAAGAAAGCA AAAAAAGATTCCCAAGTCGAGAGCATCAAATGGCCAGAGTTGAAACCTTGCATATATAAAAGGCGATGA